From a single Gammaproteobacteria bacterium genomic region:
- the phnD gene encoding phosphate/phosphite/phosphonate ABC transporter substrate-binding protein, producing MRLLTALMNTNLARLTLAFLLLFPVAASADTTTGGKNELLFGSVAMDIPAIMHKRLRPLTHYLTDRLGIPVSLKLSPNMGAAIKDVATRQVDLTYLTPVAYLKAHAQGGARIVAKTVTAGKASFQLMIVVKEDSPYQSVADLKGKSFAFGDEKALLQRAVVVGAGIEMKDFSEYKFIGHYDNIARAVVNGDFEAGILKDTMAFAWQGKGLRILAESPDLPPYNITASGDIDEAMLAKLKAAFLELDKNNPEHLEVIKAIDKKYDGFAATSDADYDVVRTLIKPFNK from the coding sequence ATGAGATTACTCACTGCATTAATGAACACAAACCTGGCCAGGCTCACGCTGGCATTCCTTCTGCTGTTTCCGGTCGCCGCATCCGCAGACACGACAACCGGCGGCAAAAACGAATTACTGTTCGGTTCCGTGGCCATGGACATCCCGGCCATCATGCACAAAAGGCTGCGGCCACTGACCCACTACCTTACTGACAGATTGGGAATTCCCGTTTCCCTGAAACTCTCGCCCAACATGGGCGCGGCGATCAAGGACGTTGCCACCCGGCAGGTGGATCTGACCTACCTCACCCCCGTCGCCTATCTCAAGGCGCATGCGCAGGGTGGCGCCAGAATTGTCGCCAAGACCGTGACCGCTGGCAAAGCCTCGTTTCAGCTAATGATCGTGGTGAAAGAAGACAGCCCTTACCAGAGCGTTGCCGACCTGAAGGGAAAGAGCTTTGCCTTCGGTGATGAGAAGGCCCTGCTGCAGCGCGCCGTGGTGGTTGGCGCCGGCATCGAGATGAAGGATTTCTCCGAATACAAATTTATCGGCCACTACGACAACATCGCCCGCGCAGTGGTGAATGGCGATTTCGAGGCCGGCATCCTGAAAGACACGATGGCATTCGCGTGGCAGGGCAAAGGCCTGCGCATTCTGGCCGAATCCCCCGACCTGCCTCCCTACAACATCACCGCCAGTGGCGACATTGATGAGGCGATGCTCGCCAAACTCAAGGCCGCTTTTCTGGAGCTGGATAAAAACAACCCCGAGCATCTGGAGGTTATCAAGGCCATCGACAAGAAATATGATGGCTTCGCCGCGACCAGCGATGCGGACTATGACGTAGTACGCACGCTGATCAAACCGTTCAATAAATAA
- the secF gene encoding protein translocase subunit SecF yields the protein MQLFKNETTFDFMSKRKITMLFSAVLILLSVGSLATRGLNFGLDFTGGTLIELGYSHPVDLTTVRSTLETTGFPEAVAQHFGTASDVLIRIAPQEGKSNADISSTVMTALRGVEEGEVNMRRVEFVGPQVGDQLANDGGLAMVYALICILIYVGFRFEYRLAIGSVAALVHDVIITLGAFSLFQLEFDLTVLASILAVIGYSLNDTIVVFDRIRENFRKMRKGTSIDIVNASLNQTLSRTMMTSLTTLLVLIALFVVGGALIHGFATALIIGVVIGTYSSIYVASATALGLGISKEDLMPVEKEGVNDELDHIP from the coding sequence ATGCAGCTGTTTAAGAATGAGACAACGTTTGATTTTATGAGCAAACGCAAAATCACCATGCTGTTTTCGGCCGTGCTGATCTTGCTCTCGGTGGGTTCCCTGGCGACCCGCGGCCTGAACTTCGGCCTGGACTTCACCGGCGGCACGCTGATCGAACTAGGTTACAGCCATCCGGTGGATCTGACGACGGTGCGCTCCACGCTGGAGACGACCGGTTTTCCCGAGGCCGTCGCCCAGCACTTCGGCACCGCGAGCGATGTGCTGATACGCATCGCGCCGCAGGAAGGCAAGAGTAATGCGGATATCAGCTCTACCGTCATGACGGCATTGCGCGGTGTGGAGGAAGGTGAAGTCAACATGCGCCGGGTGGAGTTTGTCGGCCCGCAGGTCGGCGATCAACTGGCCAACGATGGCGGGCTGGCGATGGTCTACGCGCTGATCTGTATCCTGATCTATGTCGGTTTCCGGTTTGAATATCGCCTCGCCATCGGTTCGGTCGCCGCCCTGGTGCATGACGTGATTATCACCCTGGGCGCCTTCTCCCTGTTTCAGCTAGAGTTTGACCTGACGGTGCTGGCGTCGATCCTGGCGGTCATCGGTTACTCGTTAAATGACACGATCGTGGTGTTCGACCGTATTCGTGAAAACTTCCGCAAGATGCGCAAGGGCACGAGTATCGACATTGTAAATGCCTCCCTGAATCAAACCCTGTCCCGTACCATGATGACCTCGCTTACCACCCTGCTGGTGTTGATCGCACTGTTTGTCGTGGGTGGTGCATTGATTCACGGCTTTGCCACGGCGCTGATTATCGGCGTGGTGATCGGTACCTATTCCTCGATCTATGTCGCCAGCGCCACCGCCCTGGGCCTGGGTATCAGTAAAGAAGACCTGATGCCGGTGGAGAAGGAAGGGGTCAATGACGAGCTGGACCACATTCCCTGA